AGCGAACGCCGGCCGATTTTTGTCGCCTGATCGAGCGCATTTCCGAAGCCGACGGCTCCGCCGGTTGGGTCGCCAGCTTCGGCGATGGGGCTCGCTACCTCGCTGCTCTTCCGGACGACACGCTTCGCAAGGTATACGCGAATGGACCTGACGTGGTGTTGGCAGGTGCGGTTTTCCCACTCCAGCCCGCCAGGCGAAGCACCGACGGATTTGTCGTGAACGGCGTGTGGCCATTTGCCAGCGGCTCACCGGGCGCGGACCTGATAGGCGTTGGCATCACTGTGGAAGACGATCCGACCGGTAGCCTTGTGCGTGTAGCCGTAATTCCGGCCGAGAAGGTGACAATCCGCCCCAATTGGGACGTTATCGGCTTGCAAGGCACCGGCAGCCACGACGTCGTTGTCAACGATGTCATTGTGCCGGAGGAATGGACCTTGATCCGCGGCGGTCCGCCGACACTCGACGGGCCGGTCTATCGTTATCCGTCCGTGGCTTTCGCTGCGCAGGTGCATGCGATTGTCGGCATCGGTATCGCGCGCTCAGCGCTAGACGAGGTGATCGCCATGGCCGGAAGTCGCGCCTCGATCACTGGAGCGCCCGTGATGGCAGAGCGCGGCTATGTCCAACTGGAGATGGCCAGAGTCGAAGCCATGCTGCGCTCCGCCCGTTCCTTCTTCTATGAGGCCACCGAGGAGCTGTGGAAGGAAGCGCTCAAGGGTACGGTAAACCCGAGCACGGCGACGCTGATGCGACTCGCCGCGACGAACGCCGCGCGGCAGAGCGCTGAGGTCTGTAGGATTGCGAGCGGTCTCGCTGGAAGTGGGTCGCTGTATACCACCAGCAATCTGGCGCGCGCCATGTGCGACAGCTTCGTGGTTGCCCAGCACGCAGCTCTAAACGAGGGAACGCTCCAGAGCGCCGGCCGGCTCCTGCTCGGAAACGCAGCACAGCCGGGCTTTCCATGAAGTGGTTCACGTTCCCGCACGCTCCGCAGCAACGGATTGCCGGGACCTGCGATATGATGCGGCCTGCAGCTACAGGACCTGGCGGCCTGCCGGCCTTGTTTAAAGGGCAAGAGAGAGAGAGAGAGAGAGAGAGAGAGAGAGAGACCTTGCGGACAGGTCAAAGTTGTTTGCAACTGGCTCAATTGCTGTTCAATGCTCGCCGACAGGCTCGTCTGATCCGCCATTGCCCCTCCCGGCCCCTCAGCATCCCGCTGCGTGACGCCACGCGCAAATTGGTTCAGGTCACGATGATTGAACTGCGAACCATCCCAACATGTGCTGCGGAGTGCCCTGACTTTCCACACGACCCTTAGGTGGCGAAAATTGCTGTCGTATCCGGGGTTCCCAGCTGAGCTAGCTTCGAGAAGCTAAGCGGTCAAACGAAGAACTACGCGCTCTTTGCCCCGTTTCCTCACACGACCGCTCGGCTGCTATCGGCCGGACGTCCACCGGCCCGCACCTTCCGGACACTTTCCGCATCTTGAAGCGTTTCGAAAACGCGCCAAGACCGGATGACATCACGACGTACCCTTCGCAGCAAGCGCTTCGACAAACGCAATCCCATCCCGCTCCGGATGACACCACGCCGATTCCGCTCGCCAGCGTGGCTTCGGCGTCGTCGGCGGGAGTCCGCGTAGAACGCCAGCACGCTCCAGAACATCTGCATCGTCATGCAATGAGGACCTCTCGACCACAGGAGACCGGTCCATGTTGGCCAATGCCGCTTGGCATTTCGCTTTGATGGACCAGCCGAATGAGCCGCACTCCGCAAGGCCCATTGCAAGGATGCTCAGATCGGGCATCCTGCGCGGCAAATAGCCTGCGCTTGGACCAATCCTGTCCGCGTTGGCAGAATGACCATCTTGAGTTTGACATCGTCGACGCTGGCCATGCCATTCGGATAGCCAACAAGACGCTTCAAGATGATGACCTGACGATTTGATCTTCTGGAAACGATGAACACATACGACATCACACCAGATATCGCGTGCAATGCGCCTTGAGCGCTCGCGTGTGCAAGCCGATTCAAGAACATAATGCGAGGCACAGGTCGAACGCTAGCGGATCCCTGAGCTGCCTGTGAGAAGTTGCCGGCTTGGATTTTTGCGGATGAGCTAAAAAGGCCTTGAATCGCACGTGACGTCACGTTGTACCATGCGAATAGTTTAGGAAGCCCGGCCAATCGGAGCCGCTAGCGGCTTGCTGCCATCGGTGAGACGATGATGCCAATTCGGTCGTTGTGTATGCAGCAGAGGGCCCTCGCGTGCGGGATCGCGCGAACGGGATTCCGAGTGCTCGCATGGGAACAACAACGTACTTCGTCCCAGCCCAGGGGAAGCTGGGTTGCTGCACTCTGCGGCCGACACGTAGTTGACGCCTTTCGAACAGCTTCGGATCGTCTCTGTTCGGCGCCGCTCCTTTTGTCACCATGGCTTTCGACGATCCTCTGGGCAAGGGACGATACACCCTTCAAGGTTTGTGCGAGCCAGTGTTGAGTCGCATTCGGTCAATATCGTCTGATGGAAAGGAAAAGACGCCAGATTTCTCCGGTCATTGACTCTTTCGTAATTAGAATTTGCGGTGATCGTTTTGCCGCAAATAACCGTCGGCAGTTCTCCCTCTGTCGACGATGACTTCGGCCCGGCTATCGAAATGAGGCCGGGCTTTTTTTGCCACCTATCAACGACAGTTTGGACTGTTCCGGCTCGCGGTATCTGATGATTGCGAAGGGCTAGAGAGACAGAGACAAACGTAAGATTGATTGGGAAGATAGTTCATCACATCCTGAAATCGATTGATCCGATCGTAGCGCCCGGGCTGCTCCCGCTGCTCGCCTCCATGGGCCATAGCGACGACCTCATGGCCGTCGACGCCAACCACCCGGCTACCCGCGACTCTGCTCGGAGCGCCTGATCCAGCTCCCGGGCATGAGTATGGAGAAGAGTGTCCGCGCCATCCTAACGCTCTATTCGCTCGACGATTTCGTCGATCCGCGGCGTGATGATGCCGGTCGACGATCTCGACCGTGTGCCCGGACGCACGCACGATGCCGGCCGAGATCGGGCGCTCGCTCGGTCGCCCAATCAGTCGCGGCAAGCTCTCAGGTCCGGATTTTCTCGCGCTACGGCTTTGGGCTTCGGCATGGTGCAGGTGGGTGACAGCAGGGGATATGCGCGCTTACTGATCAGGAAACGCGTGATCAGCTAAGAGAACAATTCTGTGCAAGGTTGCGCACGACTCTGCACCCAAATTTGAATGGCCTCCGCGCAACCGACCGACTATTGTCGATCCATGTCGCGCCTTGTGTGTCTAACTGCTACTATCATCCTGTCGCTGCTGTCGGTGGTCGCGAACGCTGCGTCAATTCAAAAGCGACCCAAGCCGGTCTGGCAAAGTTACGGCTTCCTGCCCGGCTATCGCCAGCCCCTGAGCAACAGCATTCCGCTCTACAAGCAGAAGGACGCGATGCGCCGGCTCTCACGCGCCGACCGGCGCCACTGGTATATTGATCCGGTTCCTCAGTACTACGGTTGGGATGGCGAGTGGCACTATTTCGGCCGCCCCGGCTTCCGCGGCGGCCGCTACAATGGCGGCAGTTTCGGGCCATGCTGGACGCGGACGCCGATCGGGCCGATCTGGAATTGCGGCTGATTGGGCGGCGCGGCTAGGAGAAACTTCGGCCATTGCATCGGGATTACGTCGAGGGGTTTACAGACGTTCTCGCCGATGTTCGTCATCGCGCCGCAGCCGCATAGGCCGAGCGTGCTCGCAGATTCGATGATCGGCACCGCCTGCGGCAAATGAGCAGGCAAGTGACC
The DNA window shown above is from Bradyrhizobium sp. CB1650 and carries:
- a CDS encoding acyl-CoA dehydrogenase family protein, coding for MNAPPEKITAETDATAATWDNLSPLLIDIRARRDEFARAQKIPDEIIEGFKRVGVYRAMAARRFGGDERTPADFCRLIERISEADGSAGWVASFGDGARYLAALPDDTLRKVYANGPDVVLAGAVFPLQPARRSTDGFVVNGVWPFASGSPGADLIGVGITVEDDPTGSLVRVAVIPAEKVTIRPNWDVIGLQGTGSHDVVVNDVIVPEEWTLIRGGPPTLDGPVYRYPSVAFAAQVHAIVGIGIARSALDEVIAMAGSRASITGAPVMAERGYVQLEMARVEAMLRSARSFFYEATEELWKEALKGTVNPSTATLMRLAATNAARQSAEVCRIASGLAGSGSLYTTSNLARAMCDSFVVAQHAALNEGTLQSAGRLLLGNAAQPGFP
- a CDS encoding RbsD/FucU domain-containing protein, yielding MIGKIVHHILKSIDPIVAPGLLPLLASMGHSDDLMAVDANHPATRDSARSA